A genomic segment from Dermacentor silvarum isolate Dsil-2018 chromosome 11, BIME_Dsil_1.4, whole genome shotgun sequence encodes:
- the LOC119433772 gene encoding basic proline-rich protein, translated as MADAAPPAAAPAEAGSATPPEAAGAAPPPPPPPPGDAAPPPADAAGAEPAPPAAPTAPSPSQTPPQGVAQPAAAPPAAAPPAAPTAPSPSQTPPQGIAAPAAAPPAAPTAPLPSQTPPQGIAPPVAAPPAAPMPPAAAPAPPAPQAFTPQPAAPPRPPQQPPPAAPKQYTVQTPCQVPGTCAVATVKSAPSESLKREYVTAVKAYEQQVGANIVRGKMFIESLPTSDRAASRSVSPTGMLPGMVPGMVPGMAPGMVPGMVPGMAQPGMECGYNMAMGMGPGGPCGYGQQMPMGGGYGASPLGVQRSRDEFKNMMNTGTGVDFARLADMGPEVRRLLDMGTQIDQIMEVARKAEGSPIIMTSGPPGGYDGPAPGFGGPQPMMVGGGYDRPMPGGFGGPMMPPYNAPMPGMASAYSSERFPRDYGRPDMGPRMAGSAGWPRDDPRDYGRRAMSRENTRSHRDDYTEDSKPTTKRSMSRASDLLHKIKEDIDEHCAETVLEKIRRDVVAMDVDDDGGRPTARRNSLPPERRMTPSRTIQRQYDDHHDGEERRSPRPRRRQSRHHKSSSSSSSSSSSHGKPHKRRSHKSKDSKGKHHKSKGKKRRGSLPAKNGSSSSSSSSSSSSSGRRSPRNKGGKSIEFVRNITERLSSESAEGDPTAGLDEFRQKYMMIARPGSRVMMNEPGVGRSGCPVLNAMGVGSREKGVLRSQSRSFGGSVYKYGPPPVDEGVKHRMSSGGAVYRYESQPSGFKRE; from the coding sequence ATGGCCGACGCTGCGCCCCCCGCGGCCGCTCCCGCCGAAGCCGGGAGCGCTACACCCCCTGAGGCCGCAGGCGCTGCGCCACCGCCTCCGCCCCCTCCCCCGGGTGACGCAGCTCCTCCCCCAGCCGACGCAGCTGGTGCCGAGCCAGCCCCACCAGCTGCCCCAACTGCACCTTCGCCCAGCCAAACCCCGCCGCAAGGTGTCGCACAACCAGCTGCTGCCCCACCAGCTGCTGCCCCACCAGCTGCACCAACTGCACCTTCGCCCAGCCAAACCCCGCCGCAAGGTATCGCCGCACCAGCTGCCGCCCCACCAGCTGCACCAACTGCACCTTTGCCCAGCCAAACCCCGCCGCAAGGTATCGCCCCGCCAGTTGCCGCCCCACCAGCTGCACCAATGCCGCCAGCCGCCGCACCGGCGCCTCCTGCACCGCAAGCTTTCACACCCCAGCCTGCCGCGCCGCCGAGGCCACCGCAACAGCCGCCTCCTGCGGCACCAAAGCAGTACACCGTCCAGACACCTTGCCAGGTGCCTGGGACGTGCGCCGTGGCGACGGTCAAGAGCGCACCTTCAGAATCGCTCAAGAGGGAGTACGTTACAGCAGTGAAGGCGTACGAGCAGCAAGTGGGCGCCAACATCGTGCGCGGCAAGATGTTTATTGAGAGCTTACCCACCTCGGACCGGGCAGCGAGCCGCAGCGTTTCCCCTACAGGAATGCTACCCGGGATGGTTCCGGGAATGGTTCCGGGCATGGCACCGGGCATGGTACCGGGCATGGTACCGGGCATGGCACAGCCGGGAATGGAGTGCGGCTACAACATGGCAATGGGCATGGGACCCGGTGGTCCCTGCGGATACGGCCAGCAGATGCCTATGGGTGGTGGCTACGGCGCCTCGCCGTTGGGCGTACAGCGAAGCCGCGATGAGTTCAAGAATATGATGAACACTGGCACGGGAGTGGATTTCGCCCGGTTGGCTGACATGGGACCCGAAGTTCGGAGGCTGCTGGATATGGGCACTCAGATTGACCAGATCATGGAAGTCGCCCGGAAGGCCGAAGGGTCCCCGATAATCATGACTTCGGGTCCCCCAGGAGGGTATGACGGCCCCGCACCGGGCTTCGGAGGGCCACAACCAATGATGGTGGGTGGCGGTTATGATAGGCCCATGCCTGGCGGCTTCGGTGGCCCTATGATGCCGCCCTACAACGCGCCGATGCCTGGCATGGCGAGCGCCTACAGCTCGGAACGTTTCCCGCGGGATTACGGCAGGCCTGACATGGGCCCGCGGATGGCGGGTTCCGCTGGATGGCCGAGGGATGACCCGAGGGACTACGGAAGGCGAGCCATGTCGAGAGAGAATACCAGATCTCACAGGGACGACTACACCGAGGACAGCAAACCGACGACCAAACGATCTATGAGCAGGGCTTCAGACCTGTTACATAAGATAAAGGAGGACATCGACGAACATTGCGCCGAGACAGTGTTGGAGAAGATTCGCCGAGACGTCGTGGCCATGGACGTCGACGATGACGGAGGCCGTCCGACAGCCAGGAGGAACAGTCTGCCGCCGGAGAGGAGGATGACGCCGTCGCGCACCATTCAAAGGCAGTACGACGACCACCACGACGGCGAGGAGAGGCGGTCGCCGAGGCCGAGGCGAAGACAGTCCCGACACCACAAgtcctcgtcgtcttcgtcttcgtcCTCTTCCTCTCACGGCAAGCCTCACAAAAGGCGGTCGCACAAGTCCAAGGACAGCAAAGGCAAGCACCACAAGTCGAAAGGAAAGAAGAGGAGGGGATCTCTGCCAGCAAAGAACggttcgtcgtcgtcctcttcgtcttcttcttcttcgtcctcggGACGTCGCTCGCCCAGGAACAAAGGCGGCAAGTCTATAGAGTTCGTCAGGAATATCACCGAGCGGCTCAGCTCGGAGTCCGCCGAGGGAGACCCGACGGCGGGTCTGGACGAGTTTCGCCAGAAGTACATGATGATCGCGAGACCCGGAAGCCGCGTGATGATGAACGAGCCCGGTGTCGGCAGGTCGGGATGTCCCGTCCTCAATGCGATGGGCGTTGGCTCCCGAGAGAAAGGAGTGCTGCGGAGCCAGTCGAGGTCGTTCGGAGGCAGTGTCTACAAGTACGGCCCGCCGCCCGTAGATGAGGGCGTAAAGCATCGGATGTCGTCGGGTGGCGCGGTGTACCGATACGAGAGCCAGCCGTCGGGTTTCAAGCGGGAGTAA